TTTTGTTACATGTCATGTCTCTTTTGCTTCAGCATGCTCGCTAAGATTACACACTAGGGCAGCATCATGCCGACATTGTTTGGTTCAGTATAAAAGAAAGCAAAACTAGAGGTTTGGGCTAGAGGTTTCATTTTTCTATTGACTTTGGGGCATTAGAGCTGTGGACATTGTTAAGTGACAGTAAATACAGATTAATAGTGGTGAAAAACTATTTGGCTGTTCTGCTTGTAACTGACTGTGAACCaccatttgtttttaacaggaACGCCTGAGTTCATGGCTCCAGAGATGTATGAGGAGCACTATGATGAGTCTGTGGATGTCTACGCTTTCGGAATGTGCATGCTGGAGATGGCCACCTCAGAGTACCCGTACTCTGAGTGCCAAAATGCTGCTCAGATCTATCGCAAAGTCACAAGTGTGAGTGTCTTTGATTGCATTACTCTCATACAAACTCAATGCATTCATGGCAATGATGTGTAAACCTAATTATTTTGCAGTTCATATAATAACCCAAAACTTAATTCCATGATTTCCTGTTAATTAATTTCCCATTTCTTCCTCTGCAGGGTATAAAGCCAGCAAGCTTTGATAAAGTGAATGACCCAGAGATCAAGGAGATCATTGAAGGCTGCATTCGCCAGAACAAGAGCCAGAGGTATGCAGATTTTACTTTCATAACATGACATACTGCACTGTCTCATGCAGAATTCCTAATAGGGCTGATAAAACATGCTGGTGCCTGTTTCACTACCCCTGCTCTGTTTGTTGCCTCTCCCTTGACAGACTTTCCATCCGAGACCTCCTTAACCACGCATTCTTTGGGGAGGACACAGGGGTCCGGGTAGAGCTTGCAGAGGAGGACACAGGCACCCAAGACTGTCTGGCTCTTCGTATTTGGGTTGAAGAGCCCAAGAAGCTAAAGGGGAAGCACAAAGACAATGAGGCCATCGAATTCAGCTATGACCTGGAGAATGATAGCGCTGAGGAAGTGGCTCTTGAGATGGTGAGACACTTGATGAATTTACATCTGAACTAGTATAAACAGGGTTCATGTGGGGGCCCTGTGTGGGATATGGCAGACTGGAAAAACAGGCTTTGATGCTTCAAAGTTTGCAGAGGGAAATCCATCAGCTCATTAATCAGCCATTTCAAGGTACCTCCTTCTGACCTAGATTTCCTCAGCCTAACTCTAGTcattaatctctctctctctctgtctgtccctttcAGGTGAAGTCAGGATTCTTCCATGAGAGTGATGCCAAGGTGGTGGGGAAATCCATCCGGGACCGAGTAAATCTGATCAAAAAGTCACGAGAGCGTcgacagcagcagctgctccagcagcagcagggcttCGAAGAAAGGAGAGACTCCACTCTCACCTCCTACACCTTTTCTCATCCATCCTGCCCATCCTCAATGGGGCCTGGGGCAGCTGGACAAACcgcaggtggaggaggagggcaggagTCTGAGGAGCTGCCTGAAGTGGACCAACATGTCAGACAGCAGCATATTTTCAGTGGTACAGCCCTTAGTCTGCCAGGTAGAGTATGCATCTTCATgatatatgtaatatatttcATCCCCTGTTGTCTATGAAAGAGGTATGCTATAAGTTAATACCTTGTTACATTCcctcttccttttttaaattgtctttcACTCAGAAGGAGAGAGCATTGGGTCTGCCAGCTGTGAATCTTATGCAAGTGGACAAAGCCAGGCGTACTCTCAGCAAGGGGAATCATACACCCACTCCCAGACCGTTCTCCCCCCTACCGCATCTGTACGTCTATATGTTGTTTTCCTCTTGTTCATAAATCATACCAAGTTAGTGATAAATCATTGTTTGAAATTACTGTATTGATAACCACATTGTTAATTAACCATTTTCTTGCACTGCAGAGCACTGGTGCGTTGGCTCATCATCAAATGCTCCCCATTGGTGAGAGTGGAAGTGTTCCAAATGTGCCTATTGGTCAGAGTGTTAGCATGTCCAGCATGCCCGTGGGCCAAAGTGGAGGGGGGCCTGTTGGTCAGGCGTATCTTCAGCCCAGTACCATGGTTCCACAGGTATCACCAAGTGTCCCTCAACAATATTTTCAGGTGAAAATGGTTATGATACTAATAAGTATTAAAATAACAGCCATATTTACTCTGTggctacattttacattaaTGGAAGTAAAGCTATGGTTCCACTACtccatcacattttgggttctTTTCCCTCAAGTAACTATTCACACGCCTTTAAATCATCCTCATAATCCTCTGAGATTGACCATCTGATTTAGGCTGGGGCGGTATTAAGGTGTTACGGTATActagggtatttagaaatccagaAGGCATGATTTTCAATACCGTCAAAAATACTAACGCTCCTcttctattaaactgatacggagatgctgtattgaaggGATGTACTGTAGTGCACAGCacacaccaccagaggtcagtctataggtggaacaggcagctgagctgagaaagatgacGACTGCAAGTGGTGGGGATTACGTTACAGGagtagtaaaaaagaaaaatgcctctGCCCCTGTTTGGAAGTTTTTCCACATACAACTTTATCTGGAGATGACAAGACATCATATCCTTTTAGCCCACTGATGTGTTAGTATCCGTCAAAGCAACGGGTGTCATTGAGTCGTCCAGAAAGAAGGGCGATTATTTCCTTTGTATTCATGTTTCTATGGGCCTTAAGTATTTATACATGGTAAAGTTACTTCAGTCACTCATttttacattcttttttttttttttacacaaattcTTCAAATATTGTATTCCCCGGTGAAATATCAGGAACATAtgaatgtttgaaaaaaaaaaaagtataccGCTCTAGCCTAATCTGACTCTATGCTGTTAGGTTTCCCCCAGGAGATCAGTTAGTGGAGGTGGTAAAATTTAATGGTCTAACAGCCTCTATAATTAATTTGCCATGTAAAATAGTGCCATGGCTCTTTTTACCTGAGGgttaatgttttattaaagtTAATTAAAGTGTAAGAGCTCATTtgcataaacacataaaaaccaTTCCTAAAATGAGTACACCGACACTAGTTTGATTGATATTCGCTTGatgcacaaaaaagaaaacatgatcttataaaatatataataattgaGATATGTTTTTACAAATAAACCTTCATGTGAGGCAGCCCACCTCTGCTATCATACTCTGTGGAAAACTGGCTGTATAAAATTAATTGTGTTGATAATTGATGCTCCTTGCCAAAGCTTAATCTTGCCTAATTTTTCTaccactttctttttcctcctctttcaaCACCAATCATCATTCTGTCATGATCACTGAGCAGTCACAAACATTCCCATCAGATGCATTTCAAACTGCCACACCCCATGGGTCATTGGCCCCCTCACAGTCATACATACCCCCTGTTTCCCCACAAGCACCCAGTAGTGTTCTCACTACATCCATGTCAGTCAGTGATCCTACTGGACTAGGGGGGACCATTGTGCCCCTCGTTCAGCAGACCCAGCCCCCCGCCACTCCCATGCAGCTCACTGACATCATTCCCCAGGCAGCACCCCAGCAAACACAGCCTGTCGTGATCCCTCTGCAGACTATTGTCCAACAACAACAGATAGGGATGGATCCCCAGGCCTCCAcccttcagcagcagcagcaacagcaaatgGAGGCCCAGGCCACTCTGCTTGAACAACAACAAGTTAGTGCCAGTCAGCCACCGACGGAACATCAGCCACAGAGCCTTTCAGCTACAGCTGCCCAGAAACATCAACATGAGCCTCCGCAGCAGATCTATGTACAACAGACTATTCCACCAGTCCACACAACTCCTCAGCAGCAAGTATTACCTACACAACCAGGTATGGAGCAGCGACCTATGTCAATGCCACAGCCAGGGGAGCAACCTCAGACTTACAAACAGCAACCAACAGGGGATCCTCGTGAGCAGACCATGATACAACCACAACTGCAACAACTTCAGCAAACTCTGttacaacagcagcaacaacaagtTTTACTGCTTGAGCAACATCAGACGTATGTCCAGCAACAAATTGATCAGCAGCAACAAAAAGCACTGCTTCAACAACAACAGGCCCAACTGCAACAACATCAACTGGAGCAACAGCAAGCACTTATACACAAGCAATTGTTGGATCAGCATCAGCAGCAAACTCTTATTCAACAGCAACAAGAGCAGCAACAGCCAGGTCTTGTACAACAACAGCAACCACAACAGGCACTTTTACAACATCAGTTAGAGCAGCCTCCTCTACAGCAACAGCAGCCAAATCAGTTGTATCAACAAATTGGACAACACCAAACTGGAATACAAACAGAACTAGAGAAGCAACAGCAAAGtggacaacagcagcaacaaattGTATTGCAGCAGCAGCCCCAGCAGGCTCAACAGCAAAAGGAACAATTGCAGCAGCAAGCCTTACTCCGACAAAtagaacaacagcagcagcaagcacTGATACAACAGCATCTGCAACAGCAGGCTATTTTgcaacagcaacagctacaacaGAAAGCTCAgctacagcaacagcaacatgaGCAGCAACAGGTGCAGCTCAAACAGCAgctagagcagcagcagcaagctcTGTTGCAGCAACAGTTAGAGCAACAGCGTCAGCAACAAGTCCTGTTACAACAACAGCAAGCAGAGAGGCTACAGCAACAGGCTCTGTTACAGCAACAGATTcaagagcagcagcaacaagCAGCCATCATTCAACTTCAGCAAACTGAGAAGCAAGAGGCTGTCCCTATTCCACAAAGTAACAGTGAGCAGCAGATTCAGCAGCAACTGACTGACATACAGCATGCATGTATCCCACAACTAAATGCCCCTCAGTTTACGCCTCATTCCACTTTCATACAGCAGCAAGtgatggagcagcagcagccagcaaCATTAatccatcagcagcagcaagcaTTTGTTGCCCAGCCGCAGCATCACACCTCTGCAATGGAACCTCATATCCCAGTTGGAGCTCCAGCCAGCACTGAGGTGATTCAGCACCAAACTCAAATTGTCCCACAGGCTCAGGTCCCCATGGCCATGCAGACTACGCACATCCCGATCCAGACGCCTGCTGTTGTTCAAGCTCAAGTCCTTGCCCACCAAGGACAAAGTGAGGCTCATCCTCCAAACCAGGTCCCAGTCCAACTTATAGCCCAGTCCACCGCTCAAGCAGCTCAAGCTATGATTGAGGCCCAAGTATCTCCTCCTGCGGCAGTGATCCAGGGGCAGACTCACCAGACCATCCAGACCCAGCAAATTCCCTTACAGACGAGTTACCCAGGACCTGCCACTCTCACACAGAGCCAGGCAACTGCTCAGCCATTAATCCAGACTCAGCCTCTGCATCTGACAGTAAGCCAGTCCCAGCCACCACATGGTCAGGGCCCAACTGTGGACATTCATATGATGGGCCAACAAACCCAAGCTACTGTCCAGCCTCCAGCTGCAATTACCTCAATTCCCAGTCAGATCCAACATGAGACCCTTGTTCAGCAAAATGCTCAAATGGCAGTGCTCATGCAACCCCAGCTCCAGCAGCAAACTCAAGGCCAGCCACCTAGCCAGATGCATGCTCAGACTGCTGCTGGCCTTTTGACCTCTCAGTATGTCCCTCAGCCTACCCACCAAGCCATGCCATCTGTACAACAGGATATAACTCATattacacaacagcagcagcaacaacaagagCCAGTACTGCAATATCAGCAGATGATTCTGTCTCCTGGCTCAGCTGGAAGTGTTGGAACTACAGCAGATAGTCTCACCTCTGTAGTTGACCCTGCAAACTTTGTCGCCACTTCTCATCCTGTGCAGCAGGCTGGACAAGCCTATGGTCCAGGCCAAACAACACTGCAGCCAGTTGTTCAGGCTCAGCAGCAGCCCCTAGGAAGCACTGCTGACCCTTCTGTCATTCAACAGATCTCCCAGCCTCCTATACCTCAGTCTGCTGTGCAGTaccagcaacagctacagaagCTTTCTCAAGCGCAGCAACCACTagctccagctcctccacaGACCCAGTCACTGGCACAGCCCATCCCAACTCCCATTCAGCAACAACTTCCTGTACAGCAGGCTTTGATGCCCCATGACGAGAGTCAGCTGCCCTCACAGTGCCCACCTGCTTCACATCTGGTGACCCATCCTTCTGCACAGATAGGCCCCAGCAGTGTTGCAGATCCGCAGTCTCAGAACAGGAACCTGCCCCTCTATAGTCATCTAGTGGCAGGCGCCCCTCCATCTCCGCAGCACCAAGCCAAGCAGATACtgccagctcacacacacacacaaaccagcaTTCAGGCCCAAACAAACTCCCAAACACAGACACTTGTTCAGACACAGGCTCATTCTCACACTCAGACATCCACTGAAACACCTATTGCTGAACAGCCTGTTCAACCCCATGCCGTCTTTCCTGCACAACAAATGCCCCTCAGCCCCTCTCACACCTCATGTCCCCCAACATCACTACCATCTCTCCCTTTCCTACCACCCCACCAACctgctgctgcctccctgccagACCTGCCTACATCTCCGCCAGCGGCCCAGGTAACCTTACCAGGGCAGGCCGACTTTATacccacctcccctcctcctgtCACTACTCTACAATCGCTTGATTCTAATGCCCCCAACCTGCCCCAAGCCTCGCTGCAAGACTGTGATCTTACCCTGCTGGGCATTGCTCAGGTACAGGAAGAATGAAAGTTTGCTGTATTAATTAAGAAATAATTTTACTTTGCTGACATACTGGCAGAATGATTGAGAGTACTGCTGTCTAATTATTTGAGAAAGCTTTGACTTTTCCTTTTTGATTCAAACTAGCAAGTGTTAAATCTTAAAACATGAGTATATTCATAGAACTGTACATTTGTTACTAAATGTATTATCCATTATTACATTATAGTTTTACTTGCATTTGATGTTgctaatgtttttgtgtgtattttttctgtGTACCTGCGTACTCCTTTGTGTCTGTATTCGTGTTACTCTACAGGATGGTCCATACCTGTCAAGTACAGAACGTCATTCTTCGTCAGGGTATGTCTGTTATCGTTACTGTCTGGTGTTAGCTCTGTTCACTGGGAATAGTTGTCGCATTTCCAATCATGAATCATGTCCATCcttcaattaaaaaatgttatgaATACTGATACTGAGAGATTCTAAAAGGCTCAATTTTAAAGCTGCTTAACaaggcaaaaaatgttgatgttaaagTAATACTTCATCTCTCAGATAATCATTTGTGTATCCGTTATTCACCTCATGTTACCTTTATTTTATggagaaagctttgtttttctcacatgcatCTACAGAGAACAAGGAACCATCTGTTTACcatctctcacacaactcgtgcagtataatccaagtctcatttatctagttgTGTGCTCAGTGCTTCCTAACCAAGtgtatttttgctaaaacctcaTGATTTTATACCCTTCCGCCAACGGGTTCATGCAAGGACTAGTAGCATGCCTATGGTATAAGTTGGATTTATGTGGAGGCAAAAAtccatgtgtttgggaagtactacGCAAACAAAATTGGATAATTTTTTTCGCTTGTTTCTTCATTTACCACCTGCACAAAATGCTGGTACAGAAAAAGTTgattataaaatatttaaatgtacagcatgtaaataaatatatatacatcaCATGTACACATTTTCAGAGACTTACAGACAGTACTGTTACAGTATGTGTTCAGTGTCTTGTTCTGGGACCAGTTTACATCATTACCATACTATCTTACCACCCACAGGTCTGTCCCAGCAAATGGAGAAGAAACTCTTCAGCTTTTGGCCAATGGGAAGTTAGAGAAATTAAAGACTCAAAGAAGAGCTTCCTGTCAGAGGCCTGAGAAAGTTTCACATCAGTTTCAACTGAGCATGCTCCAGGtgaaaataacagcaacaaatgACCCCCTGTACCGCTAAATTGATGTATAACAATAGATTTTGAAAAGGACAACTATGTAAATTTAATTTGTCTTGCCCTCCCTAGGTGTCAGGCAGCGGGGACAATATGGTGGAATGCCAGTTGGAAACCCATACCAATAAGATGGTGACATTCAAATTTGACATTGAAGGGGATGCACCGGAGGACATAGCAGATTACATGGTAGACTGTTCATGTATTTCCTTCATCTGCATTGATTGTAAAAGGTAATCATTCTAAGCTGATTGCTGTTTGGTTGCATTTTGTTTATAGGTGGAGGAGGACTTTGTCCTTGATATAGAGAAAGAAAAATTTGTTGAGGAGCTTAGATCCATAGTTAAGAAAGCTCATGAAATTCTTCAAACACATTCACAGGTATGTTGATTTCTATATTTCCATCatctttcttctctgtttttgATTGAATAATGATGCATCTTAATCTTCATCTCTTTTTTAGACTGGATCAACTGATCAGTTGCATGTGAGCACTCCCACTAGCTCTACAAGTGAGTTATGAATATATTGTTTCTTAGTCACAAAAAAGTGGCACTACACAATGAGGAGAAATGCTAGACGTTCAATAACTTGACTTGTTATAAGTCGTAAAATATCTTAATGATTTTCAGTGGACTCGGTGCCTCATTCTTCCCCAGTGGGACGCTGGCGCTTCTTTATCAACCAGACCATCCGCCATAGAGACTCTCTATCCAGTCAGGGTGCAGGTGCACCATCACCCACTGCAGAGATGAGGACACCTCAGTCTCCTAAAACAGAGAAAGGTGAGCTCTATCCAGGTCCATTTTAATGCTGTGGCTTATTAACATGACTGATTTGGCAGCATAACAGAAACTAACCATGTGCTCCTCTCTGCGGCTG
This genomic stretch from Epinephelus moara isolate mb chromosome 16, YSFRI_EMoa_1.0, whole genome shotgun sequence harbors:
- the si:dkey-151g10.3 gene encoding serine/threonine-protein kinase WNK2 isoform X2; translation: MATDPGEPTGTEDSSEKPDGQKEEDTEREGRADPQRERTHSTPSDVLSSQTQERKATDGAIRGGGGGGGGRGGGEASKEGEENPDRPISFSTPSLPVDTGQKRLRREKRFFRKSVEICEEDDEVEVPPEAPHSAPHLELRSSDTVFTSSAQQQGAASSCAAMGHDPSCPSPSQEPGKDAPSSAPTQRVKERDREQEEEAEMKAVATSPGGRFLKFDIELGRGAFKTVYKGLDTETWVEVAWCELQDRKLTKAEQQRFKEEAEMLKGLQHPNIVRFYDSWESVLRGKKCIVLVTELMTSGTLKTYLKRFKVMKPKVLRSWCRQILKGLHFLHTRTPPIVHRDLKCDNIFITGPTGSVKIGDLGLATLMRTSFAKSVIGTPEFMAPEMYEEHYDESVDVYAFGMCMLEMATSEYPYSECQNAAQIYRKVTSGIKPASFDKVNDPEIKEIIEGCIRQNKSQRLSIRDLLNHAFFGEDTGVRVELAEEDTGTQDCLALRIWVEEPKKLKGKHKDNEAIEFSYDLENDSAEEVALEMVKSGFFHESDAKVVGKSIRDRVNLIKKSRERRQQQLLQQQQGFEERRDSTLTSYTFSHPSCPSSMGPGAAGQTAGGGGGQESEELPEVDQHVRQQHIFSGTALSLPGESIGSASCESYASGQSQAYSQQGESYTHSQTVLPPTASSTGALAHHQMLPIGESGSVPNVPIGQSVSMSSMPVGQSGGGPVGQAYLQPSTMVPQVSPSVPQQYFQSQTFPSDAFQTATPHGSLAPSQSYIPPVSPQAPSSVLTTSMSVSDPTGLGGTIVPLVQQTQPPATPMQLTDIIPQAAPQQTQPVVIPLQTIVQQQQIGMDPQASTLQQQQQQQMEAQATLLEQQQVSASQPPTEHQPQSLSATAAQKHQHEPPQQIYVQQTIPPVHTTPQQQVLPTQPGMEQRPMSMPQPGEQPQTYKQQPTGDPREQTMIQPQLQQLQQTLLQQQQQQVLLLEQHQTYVQQQIDQQQQKALLQQQQAQLQQHQLEQQQALIHKQLLDQHQQQTLIQQQQEQQQPGLVQQQQPQQALLQHQLEQPPLQQQQPNQLYQQIGQHQTGIQTELEKQQQSGQQQQQIVLQQQPQQAQQQKEQLQQQALLRQIEQQQQQALIQQHLQQQAILQQQQLQQKAQLQQQQHEQQQVQLKQQLEQQQQALLQQQLEQQRQQQVLLQQQQAERLQQQALLQQQIQEQQQQAAIIQLQQTEKQEAVPIPQSNSEQQIQQQLTDIQHACIPQLNAPQFTPHSTFIQQQVMEQQQPATLIHQQQQAFVAQPQHHTSAMEPHIPVGAPASTEVIQHQTQIVPQAQVPMAMQTTHIPIQTPAVVQAQVLAHQGQSEAHPPNQVPVQLIAQSTAQAAQAMIEAQVSPPAAVIQGQTHQTIQTQQIPLQTSYPGPATLTQSQATAQPLIQTQPLHLTVSQSQPPHGQGPTVDIHMMGQQTQATVQPPAAITSIPSQIQHETLVQQNAQMAVLMQPQLQQQTQGQPPSQMHAQTAAGLLTSQYVPQPTHQAMPSVQQDITHITQQQQQQQEPVLQYQQMILSPGSAGSVGTTADSLTSVVDPANFVATSHPVQQAGQAYGPGQTTLQPVVQAQQQPLGSTADPSVIQQISQPPIPQSAVQYQQQLQKLSQAQQPLAPAPPQTQSLAQPIPTPIQQQLPVQQALMPHDESQLPSQCPPASHLVTHPSAQIGPSSVADPQSQNRNLPLYSHLVAGAPPSPQHQAKQILPAHTHTQTSIQAQTNSQTQTLVQTQAHSHTQTSTETPIAEQPVQPHAVFPAQQMPLSPSHTSCPPTSLPSLPFLPPHQPAAASLPDLPTSPPAAQVTLPGQADFIPTSPPPVTTLQSLDSNAPNLPQASLQDCDLTLLGIAQDGPYLSSTERHSSSGSVPANGEETLQLLANGKLEKLKTQRRASCQRPEKVSHQFQLSMLQVSGSGDNMVECQLETHTNKMVTFKFDIEGDAPEDIADYMVEEDFVLDIEKEKFVEELRSIVKKAHEILQTHSQTGSTDQLHVSTPTSSTMDSVPHSSPVGRWRFFINQTIRHRDSLSSQGAGAPSPTAEMRTPQSPKTEKESEGSQSLESLTGIASPLCPSLSATSPPVSTVSAPASMAPSVTAAPAPHTAASESISAPASTLEASVPVTASGGLELPVLTSASVDQIPSVPASIAIPAAANLPTLSTAPTVVSPTPITILPDVLTSPGSSGCSTVGQSIGDTVTTAPRSCVPAVDQSSTSFHSPPPAAAVTSSAVSQLGMEQQQTLTQVAKPAVQQPQQPQPQLQPALQQQLPVVQQQQLQAMQLEQQAQQIQQATMQQQQQSQHQAYQEQIQLQQERALQQSLQQLQHQQLMQQQIPLQQQLTEVQVLPRQGHTELLQQSVQSLQQFLPPMPLQQTQQPLLQQQTPQFTQQLLQQPLLQQLPQQVMAPQAAVVPQQQAHIDHQQQQQLNLQQTIHLQQQQMVQQQLQQQQQQLFMGAVALKTDQSQMLPLSISQQFLQQQAQLNVSPVPQQQIPQQVQIPAELAQQHIQSQKQLQHTEQQQEVVKAMDTPQKQQQFTLQKQSSLQMSESEVSTGETSFTEDTCSYSTPFHPSSDSSLPPLHLGTTEAPLPALSLTMTPSPAQPSSVAESDSEGPPKIEFVDNRIKTLDEKLRNLLYQEYSSGAAPTGGAASGPTSAASTSAGGDESSEPQSLHHLSFPPPASSSDTSPHSSTSSTSSTTSRSSSTSPDPERDGGGEKASLEVPNLAEIGPVEQQPGPSLPSTSASSTPPTSLLPPNQDDPAGPQRPPVPGEPTILAVPPHSDTSTTGDASWPPNQHPIPLRHGQQKHNAGGGYFGLNLTCPSIRNPVSKKSWTRKFKNWACKLRHSASLFKKPRVQQEGRSSSQALAEEKEAPPLNPPHSRKGRFQVTPVPQSSPPKAAPSGHGSTQRKVGRFSVTQAETKKEDRQTDSSPVSPDLERERRRSRAKEGEKDESKRTPAMAHLPRGHGHSHSPLGSSDDEDESELEDEELRKELHKLREKHIKEVVSLQAQQNRELQELYRQLRSLKDQRQSLPVSLSRTPPLPTGPPILSPRRPRPAKIKLRARPHSHMDNNGVTHSGIQQSSSFSGSEQSRLPLYCNPEHCTSLPAKRDHSPLRKSTFTDELHKLVDNWTKEAVGPTPPKPSLNQIKQIQQVQELGGWSQTTEVAPSGWFPVAPLNPQAPPTPTSLPVAAPSQYTGGGNLSTLPSPGPPTQTHMAQVPQMQQSLHLHQSLPLQQMTYQQSPIRQQIPQPRMQTPMQSQSLPQTQPVTQLPQSPPQSQPLLPSQMPTSPVSTAASLLPGSGTTAPTDSTAATGGTFCSCPSPSSTSSSSCSTAALPSSAKIHPTPPTSTLPLGQK